The following are encoded together in the Verrucomicrobiia bacterium genome:
- a CDS encoding tetratricopeptide repeat protein: protein MKVLKIFCGVWCRGLPGGGWGGLALGGVLATALAGARLEGAAPAGVASNGPPVRLTNAPAAAPQASQNVVEAPTNSPAAGLINDYVQRLVKAGVTGWGAGTLTNPPAPGQITSSNLLTLRLQASNQVFRVRQFQEQLEAARELRKMRDHRQAAALLIGILESDAPEEIKRPALFELALVAQQEGQLGRAQQIFSQYVKRYHDDPAVPEILLRQGILYREMGVGALALSKFYAVLSSALSLRLDQFEYYQRLVLLAQTEIAETYYGRGQYAEAAEFYARLLRLDSPELNKERMHYRYLKSLAHLHQHETLVPQAQEYLQKYAGSADEAEVRFLLASALKQLGRNREALQQVLALLEKQRRDAARNPQNWAYWQQRTGNELANQLYQEGDYLNALEIYLSLLNLDASPRWQGPVLYQIGLVYEHLKQPERARDYYQQVLALSSKLSDAPSPGLKALIEMAQWRIQFLQWRAQAENLLPTRALPKGNASQPPPEPAAPGPKS, encoded by the coding sequence ATGAAAGTTCTAAAAATATTCTGTGGCGTGTGGTGCCGCGGCCTTCCCGGCGGGGGTTGGGGTGGGCTGGCGTTGGGAGGGGTGCTGGCCACGGCGCTGGCGGGGGCGCGGCTGGAGGGGGCGGCGCCGGCGGGCGTTGCATCCAACGGGCCGCCGGTGAGGCTTACCAATGCGCCGGCGGCGGCCCCGCAGGCGTCCCAGAATGTGGTGGAGGCGCCCACCAACAGTCCGGCGGCCGGTCTCATTAATGATTATGTGCAGCGGCTGGTTAAAGCCGGGGTTACAGGGTGGGGCGCGGGGACCTTGACCAATCCACCGGCGCCGGGCCAGATAACGAGCAGCAACCTGCTGACGCTGAGACTGCAGGCGTCCAATCAGGTGTTCCGGGTGAGGCAGTTTCAGGAGCAGTTGGAGGCGGCGCGGGAGCTGCGAAAGATGCGGGATCACCGGCAGGCGGCGGCATTGCTGATTGGCATTCTGGAATCGGACGCCCCGGAGGAGATCAAGCGGCCGGCGCTGTTTGAGCTGGCGCTGGTGGCGCAACAGGAGGGGCAGCTTGGGCGGGCACAGCAGATTTTCTCGCAGTACGTGAAGCGTTACCATGATGACCCGGCGGTGCCGGAGATTTTGTTGCGGCAGGGCATCCTGTACCGGGAGATGGGGGTGGGGGCGCTGGCGTTGAGCAAGTTTTACGCGGTGTTGTCCAGCGCGCTGTCCCTGCGGCTGGATCAGTTTGAATATTACCAGCGGCTGGTGTTGCTGGCGCAGACGGAGATTGCGGAGACGTATTATGGGCGGGGCCAGTATGCCGAGGCGGCGGAGTTTTATGCGCGGTTGCTGCGGCTGGATTCGCCGGAGCTGAACAAGGAGCGGATGCATTACCGGTATTTGAAGTCCCTGGCGCATCTGCATCAGCATGAGACCCTGGTGCCGCAGGCGCAGGAGTACCTGCAAAAGTATGCGGGGAGCGCGGACGAGGCGGAGGTGCGGTTTTTGCTGGCCAGCGCGCTCAAGCAACTGGGGCGGAATCGGGAGGCGCTGCAGCAGGTGCTGGCCCTGTTGGAGAAGCAGCGGCGGGACGCGGCGAGAAACCCGCAGAACTGGGCCTACTGGCAGCAGCGCACGGGCAATGAACTGGCCAACCAGTTGTATCAGGAGGGGGATTATCTCAACGCGCTGGAAATCTACCTGAGTTTATTGAATCTGGATGCTTCGCCGCGGTGGCAGGGCCCGGTGCTGTATCAGATTGGGCTGGTCTATGAGCATTTGAAACAGCCGGAGCGCGCGCGGGATTATTATCAGCAGGTGCTGGCGCTTTCCAGCAAGCTGAGTGACGCGCCCTCCCCCGGCCTCAAGGCCTTGATTGAGATGGCGCAATGGCGCATCCAGTTTTTGCAATGGCGGGCGCAGGCGGAAAACCTGCTGCCCACCCGCGCGCTGCCCAAGGGCAACGCGAGCCA